In the genome of Marinilactibacillus sp. Marseille-P9653, one region contains:
- a CDS encoding iron-containing alcohol dehydrogenase family protein, whose translation MSLVVRTGPQEYECRVGVLETITDRLTTHHYKKVVLIHGTQSWNVAKPYLDTLFESEIDYELSLFNGECTYAEVDRIAELAQEIDADVIIGVGGGKLCDTVKYAAAKVSGVQSILLPTLASNCAPWTPLSVMYDDEGVCLGFDIHNEQVGILLIEPELILNSPVNYFIAGVADTLAKWYESDVILSQPEHQTNAFLLMARAAALNCRDNIVQHGLQAVEDIQTQSLTPAFTQIVETIIAISGLVGGLGDSYARTTIGHAVHDKITIFPESHAYLHGEKVAYGVLVQLAVEHKWDEIDQLSTFYTELNLPKSLKDLKLGHLTDEQINTFARQIKQDETLVSSGYPVTQDELHQAMTALEAYMKLRTEV comes from the coding sequence ATGTCATTAGTCGTTAGAACAGGACCGCAAGAATATGAATGTCGAGTTGGGGTGCTAGAGACCATTACAGATCGTTTAACTACGCATCACTATAAGAAAGTCGTTTTGATTCATGGTACACAGTCTTGGAATGTCGCAAAACCTTACTTGGATACCTTATTTGAAAGTGAGATTGACTATGAGTTGAGTCTCTTTAATGGGGAATGTACCTATGCAGAAGTGGACCGTATCGCGGAACTTGCTCAAGAAATAGATGCAGATGTCATCATTGGAGTAGGTGGTGGAAAGCTTTGTGACACAGTCAAATACGCAGCGGCCAAGGTTTCTGGCGTGCAGTCAATTCTCCTACCAACACTAGCGAGTAACTGTGCACCATGGACGCCACTGAGTGTGATGTACGATGACGAAGGCGTTTGTCTCGGTTTTGATATCCATAACGAACAAGTCGGGATTTTATTGATTGAACCGGAACTGATTCTGAATTCTCCTGTGAATTACTTTATCGCAGGTGTGGCAGACACACTTGCGAAGTGGTACGAGTCGGACGTAATCTTGTCTCAGCCAGAACATCAGACCAATGCCTTCTTGCTGATGGCACGAGCAGCTGCGTTGAATTGTAGAGACAATATCGTTCAGCACGGACTTCAAGCGGTAGAAGATATCCAGACACAATCACTGACACCGGCATTCACACAAATCGTTGAAACAATCATCGCGATCAGTGGATTAGTTGGCGGACTCGGGGACAGCTATGCCAGAACTACAATCGGGCACGCAGTCCATGATAAAATCACCATCTTTCCAGAATCACATGCGTATCTCCACGGCGAAAAAGTGGCTTATGGCGTACTGGTTCAATTAGCCGTTGAGCATAAATGGGATGAAATTGACCAATTGAGCACTTTTTATACAGAACTAAACTTACCGAAATCACTCAAGGACTTAAAACTAGGACATTTAACGGATGAGCAAATCAATACATTCGCCCGTCAAATCAAGCAAGACGAGACACTGGTTAGCTCCGGCTATCCGGTTACCCAAGACGAACTGCATCAAGCGATGACAGCACTGGAAGCCTACATGAAATTAAGAACGGAGGTCTAA
- a CDS encoding ATP-binding protein, translated as MFNDRVKIYSPGALPASVNLENIKEERYSRNPKLAAALTQYKWVRESNEGVGRIF; from the coding sequence ATGTTTAATGATCGAGTGAAAATTTATAGCCCAGGTGCTTTACCGGCTTCAGTAAACCTAGAAAATATCAAAGAAGAACGTTATTCTAGAAATCCCAAGCTTGCTGCAGCCTTAACCCAATATAAGTGGGTTAGGGAATCGAATGAAGGAGTGGGACGTATCTTTTAA
- a CDS encoding sodium:alanine symporter family protein has translation MEGFMEQVMKVNEFVNNLVWGWPFLLLIFGTGIFLTAFTGFISFRKFGYIIRQTFFKIFSKDQVGEGEITAFQAVSTALAATVGTGNIAGVGTAIAIGGPGAVFWMWIAALFGMTTKYGEVVLSIKYREKTEDGRFVGGPMYYLTKGANMKWLAIVFAAFGTLATFGIGNMVQSNSVADSLNATFGINPLITGVVLAVLVALVILGGIQSIGKVTEIIVPFMAAIYIIGGVSIILLNITLVPEAFRIIFHDAFTGSAATGGFVGSSIMLSVRYGVARGVFTNEAGLGSAPIAHAAATTDHPVRQGLWGVFEVFADTLVLCTITALVIVMTGAYDTGLDGAPLTTAAFEEGLAYGGYVVTFGLIFFAFSTLLGWSYYGERCMEFLFGPKSIIVYRLVYLPLIVVGSVGGLRAVWALADTLNGLMALPNLIGLLILSPVIVKLTKEYFGKGGIYEKEETQK, from the coding sequence ATGGAAGGGTTTATGGAACAGGTTATGAAGGTGAACGAGTTCGTGAACAACCTTGTTTGGGGATGGCCGTTTTTACTATTGATTTTTGGAACAGGGATTTTCTTGACGGCTTTTACAGGATTTATTTCTTTTAGAAAATTTGGATATATCATCCGACAGACATTTTTCAAAATCTTCAGTAAAGACCAAGTTGGTGAAGGAGAAATTACAGCGTTTCAAGCTGTTTCAACGGCTTTAGCTGCGACAGTTGGTACAGGAAATATTGCCGGTGTCGGAACAGCCATTGCAATCGGTGGACCAGGTGCGGTTTTCTGGATGTGGATCGCTGCCTTGTTTGGAATGACAACGAAATATGGGGAAGTTGTCTTGTCTATCAAGTACCGTGAAAAGACAGAAGATGGTCGCTTCGTTGGGGGGCCGATGTACTACCTAACGAAAGGTGCCAACATGAAATGGCTCGCGATTGTTTTTGCGGCATTTGGAACACTCGCAACCTTTGGGATTGGAAATATGGTTCAATCGAATTCCGTTGCGGATTCATTGAATGCGACTTTTGGAATCAATCCGTTGATTACTGGAGTCGTGTTAGCTGTTTTAGTAGCACTGGTAATTCTAGGTGGTATTCAGTCAATCGGGAAGGTTACTGAAATCATTGTACCTTTCATGGCTGCCATTTATATTATTGGTGGGGTCAGTATCATTTTACTGAATATCACATTAGTACCTGAAGCATTTAGAATTATTTTCCATGATGCTTTCACAGGTTCAGCAGCAACAGGAGGATTCGTTGGATCTTCTATTATGTTATCTGTCCGCTATGGTGTAGCTAGAGGAGTCTTCACAAATGAAGCTGGACTTGGTAGCGCACCGATTGCGCATGCGGCTGCGACAACAGATCATCCTGTTAGACAAGGGCTGTGGGGCGTCTTTGAAGTCTTTGCAGACACGCTTGTCTTATGTACGATCACAGCACTTGTTATCGTGATGACAGGAGCTTATGATACAGGACTAGACGGTGCACCACTAACTACTGCGGCCTTTGAAGAAGGACTGGCGTACGGCGGATATGTTGTAACGTTTGGCCTGATTTTCTTTGCTTTCTCAACGCTACTAGGCTGGTCCTATTACGGAGAACGTTGTATGGAATTCTTGTTTGGACCGAAATCGATCATTGTTTATCGTCTCGTTTACTTGCCATTGATTGTTGTAGGATCAGTTGGCGGTCTGCGTGCAGTATGGGCGCTAGCAGATACCTTGAATGGTTTGATGGCTCTACCAAACTTGATTGGTCTTCTTATTTTGAGTCCGGTTATTGTTAAACTGACCAAAGAGTATTTCGGCAAGGGCGGAATCTACGAAAAAGAAGAGACGCAGAAATAA
- a CDS encoding MetQ/NlpA family ABC transporter substrate-binding protein, with protein MRKTWGILTTVAIGAILTGCGGQESGSAESEGLLDDGVLTVGVTAGPHEDIVNEVKKLAAEDNFEIDIVSFTDFVKPNAALADGEIDLNSFQTGIFLDTVVEESGYDLAKIEPTLTIPMGIYSEKYDDVSEIQEGDVIGIPNSPTQEGRALQLFNAAGLITLPEGSGVEVTTSDIVENPLNLDFVTSEAAQLPSQLQDVGAAGINSNFILDAGIDPQEFGIFMEDVDDLVQVNYIVSRTEDQDDEALAQFVEYYKTPEIKQYIEETFKGALVPAW; from the coding sequence ATGAGAAAAACATGGGGTATTTTAACAACAGTAGCAATCGGAGCCATTTTAACAGGATGCGGTGGACAAGAATCAGGATCTGCAGAATCGGAAGGCTTACTTGATGATGGGGTCCTGACAGTTGGTGTAACGGCTGGACCGCATGAGGATATCGTGAATGAAGTGAAAAAGCTAGCCGCAGAAGATAACTTTGAAATCGACATCGTTTCTTTTACAGATTTCGTGAAGCCAAACGCAGCACTAGCAGATGGTGAAATAGATTTAAACTCTTTTCAAACTGGCATCTTTTTAGATACTGTAGTAGAAGAAAGTGGCTATGATCTAGCAAAAATCGAACCAACATTAACCATTCCAATGGGAATTTACTCAGAAAAATATGATGACGTCAGCGAAATCCAAGAAGGGGACGTGATTGGTATTCCGAACTCACCAACCCAAGAAGGACGTGCCCTACAGTTATTTAACGCAGCAGGTCTGATTACATTACCAGAAGGATCAGGTGTCGAAGTAACGACAAGTGATATCGTAGAGAACCCGTTGAACTTAGATTTCGTCACATCAGAAGCCGCGCAACTTCCGTCTCAACTACAGGATGTTGGCGCAGCAGGGATCAATTCCAACTTTATCTTGGATGCCGGAATCGATCCACAAGAATTTGGTATTTTCATGGAAGACGTTGATGACCTTGTACAAGTGAATTACATCGTTTCTCGTACAGAAGACCAAGATGATGAAGCTCTCGCACAATTCGTTGAATACTACAAAACACCAGAGATCAAGCAGTACATCGAAGAAACCTTCAAAGGCGCGTTGGTACCTGCTTGGTAG
- a CDS encoding alpha/beta hydrolase, whose product MTTIQSVLHEAEESYSEAFGEQWKTIGEDDPLFMSSPISIPDYFFGTSSTEYSVTENVLFYEGTEGVDDGLELRFDVYTPTTDATQLPGEGSTLIRIHGGGWNTGSNGSENYAQVNKHFAAQGYVVFDVQYGLNDQDQFVEFSTVPDEVSGDFSIDDMVRHLGIFTTFLADHHEEYGANIDSVFVSGGSAGGHLANAVALGLASGQYTDLLDERLTVNGIIPIYPANGLAGYQEITGEDALVDPDLLVTEDSPPALVYQGQHDTIVDPQVSENFRNAYLENNNSEIAIIRTPYGEHASDLYYPGFYSQTLIYYMERFMYQYK is encoded by the coding sequence TTGACGACGATTCAGTCCGTATTACACGAAGCGGAAGAATCTTACTCTGAAGCCTTTGGCGAGCAATGGAAAACGATTGGTGAAGATGATCCCTTATTTATGAGCAGCCCAATCTCGATTCCTGACTACTTCTTTGGCACATCCTCAACAGAATATAGTGTGACTGAAAATGTTCTATTTTACGAAGGAACAGAAGGGGTCGATGATGGACTAGAATTACGCTTTGATGTCTATACACCTACAACAGATGCTACTCAACTTCCAGGAGAAGGATCTACTTTGATACGGATTCACGGTGGTGGTTGGAACACGGGCAGCAACGGATCCGAAAACTATGCCCAAGTGAATAAGCATTTCGCTGCACAGGGTTACGTGGTATTCGATGTCCAGTATGGTTTGAATGATCAAGACCAATTTGTCGAGTTTTCTACTGTTCCCGACGAAGTTTCTGGTGATTTTTCAATCGATGATATGGTTCGCCATCTAGGTATCTTTACGACTTTCTTGGCGGATCATCATGAAGAGTACGGAGCGAATATCGATTCTGTATTTGTTTCAGGCGGTTCAGCTGGTGGACATTTAGCTAACGCTGTCGCCCTAGGACTAGCTAGTGGCCAGTACACGGATCTGTTAGATGAGCGACTGACGGTTAATGGGATCATCCCTATTTACCCTGCAAACGGACTAGCTGGATATCAGGAGATCACAGGAGAAGATGCGCTCGTTGATCCTGACTTGCTCGTAACGGAAGATAGCCCACCTGCATTAGTTTATCAAGGGCAACACGACACAATTGTTGACCCACAAGTATCAGAGAACTTTAGAAATGCTTATTTGGAAAACAACAACTCAGAAATCGCGATCATCCGCACACCCTACGGAGAACACGCTAGTGACTTGTACTACCCTGGCTTTTACAGTCAAACACTGATCTATTATATGGAACGCTTTATGTATCAGTATAAATAA
- a CDS encoding cysteine hydrolase family protein: MRALINIDYTNDFVAKDGALTSGEPGQAIHDKVLSLTKEFYEAGDFVAFTIDKHTENDPYHPETNLFPPHNIEGTDGRLLYGDLEAYYQQIKDKKTVYYTDKRRYSAFNGTDLETKLRERNITEVHLVGVCTDICVLHTAVDAYNKGFSIVVHQDAVASFDQPGHEWALRHFENTLGATVI; this comes from the coding sequence ATGAGAGCATTGATCAATATTGATTACACAAATGACTTTGTCGCTAAAGACGGCGCCTTAACAAGTGGCGAACCTGGACAGGCGATTCACGATAAAGTTCTGTCTCTAACAAAAGAATTTTACGAAGCTGGGGATTTTGTTGCTTTTACAATTGATAAGCATACTGAAAACGATCCTTATCACCCTGAAACCAACTTGTTTCCACCTCACAACATTGAAGGAACTGATGGACGTCTTCTTTATGGTGATCTAGAAGCTTATTATCAACAAATCAAAGACAAAAAAACTGTTTATTACACAGATAAAAGACGCTACAGCGCCTTCAACGGTACCGATTTAGAAACAAAGCTAAGAGAACGCAATATCACAGAAGTTCACTTAGTTGGTGTCTGTACAGATATTTGTGTTCTGCACACTGCAGTAGATGCTTATAATAAAGGCTTTTCGATCGTCGTACATCAAGATGCAGTCGCAAGCTTTGATCAACCTGGTCACGAATGGGCACTTAGACATTTTGAAAATACGCTTGGTGCAACAGTGATTTAA
- a CDS encoding LytTR family DNA-binding domain-containing protein: MKLKLVEDKSLKETLVNITYGVFDKRVQKIIDVIEESDLQLKGVMDDHEYVVESNDIYYLETVENKTFLYTESKVLENKEKLYQLEKRLQETSFVRISKSVLLNMDHLESVRPLPNYRLEAHLKNHEKLVINRHYIKDVKAYLNL, from the coding sequence ATGAAGCTGAAGTTAGTCGAAGATAAAAGCTTGAAAGAAACACTCGTGAATATTACATATGGCGTCTTTGATAAACGCGTCCAGAAAATTATAGATGTCATAGAAGAAAGTGATTTGCAACTAAAAGGTGTGATGGATGATCACGAATATGTAGTAGAGAGTAACGATATTTATTACTTGGAGACAGTGGAGAATAAAACATTTCTTTATACTGAATCAAAGGTGCTTGAAAACAAAGAAAAGCTATACCAGTTAGAAAAACGACTACAAGAAACATCGTTTGTACGCATCAGTAAAAGTGTTTTACTGAATATGGATCATCTAGAAAGTGTTCGTCCATTGCCTAATTACCGCTTAGAAGCACACCTGAAAAATCATGAAAAGCTAGTGATCAATCGCCATTATATCAAAGATGTTAAGGCATATCTGAATCTATAA
- a CDS encoding GNAT family N-acetyltransferase — MTKYIGLTIEENLDLIVPELSMADELFQLVDSDREHIRSFLSFVDSTVDVSNQTDYIKLKLTGAANGTDKLFLIFKDNKIIGCIDLHRMDLTNKKAEIGYWIHSSQAGQNIMSKAVNRICTYAFEALDLNKLVIFADVENIASNKVALKSGFKLVGVKVQDMIMYDQYRDMNEYYLLKSDFLN; from the coding sequence ATGACAAAGTATATTGGATTAACTATTGAAGAGAACTTGGATTTAATTGTTCCAGAATTAAGTATGGCGGATGAACTTTTCCAGTTAGTTGATTCTGACAGAGAGCATATCAGGTCTTTCTTGAGTTTTGTAGACAGTACTGTTGATGTAAGCAACCAGACAGACTATATCAAACTAAAACTGACCGGCGCAGCTAATGGAACGGACAAATTATTTCTTATCTTCAAAGACAATAAAATCATCGGATGTATTGATTTACACCGAATGGACCTCACTAATAAAAAAGCAGAAATCGGATATTGGATCCACTCAAGTCAGGCTGGTCAAAATATTATGTCTAAAGCGGTAAATAGAATCTGTACTTATGCCTTCGAGGCACTCGATTTAAATAAATTAGTCATCTTTGCTGATGTCGAAAATATTGCTAGTAACAAAGTCGCTTTAAAATCAGGCTTCAAATTGGTTGGGGTCAAGGTACAAGATATGATTATGTATGATCAGTATAGAGATATGAATGAATATTATCTTTTAAAGTCCGATTTTCTAAATTAA
- a CDS encoding aminotransferase class I/II-fold pyridoxal phosphate-dependent enzyme codes for MNFEPSETLKRLPRQYFSYLAERKNEIKNQYEDVIDLGVGNPDLPAPGFIVDELKDAASDPVNDQYGPARGFDYLKEAVAEYYKREYKITLDPQTEVAILHGSKAGIVEISQCLLNPGDTVLLPNPSYPDYLSGIGLADAKIKELPLLQENAFLPRYDSIDEESAEAAKLMFLNYPNNPTAAVATADFFSETVDFAKQHGICVAHDFAYGTIGFDGEIPLSFLQTPGAKDTGIEFFTLSKSHNMAGWRMGFAVGNASVIEGINLLQDHTGCGYYGGIQRAAAKALTGDQSSVRELTAIYERRRNFFLEALRDTGLELNKPKGSFYIWLKVPDGLTSEAFMDYLAHNARVLVAPGDGFGSLGEGYVRIGLSQSDETLKEAAKRIRELAPFININQQNISD; via the coding sequence GTGAATTTTGAACCATCAGAAACTCTGAAACGACTACCCAGACAATACTTTTCCTACCTAGCGGAAAGAAAAAATGAAATCAAAAATCAATACGAAGACGTAATAGATTTGGGCGTTGGAAATCCGGATCTGCCCGCACCGGGATTTATCGTTGATGAACTCAAAGACGCAGCCAGCGACCCAGTCAACGATCAATACGGACCGGCAAGAGGATTCGACTACTTGAAAGAAGCCGTAGCAGAGTATTACAAAAGAGAATACAAGATCACCCTGGATCCCCAAACAGAAGTCGCCATCTTACATGGCTCAAAAGCCGGCATCGTCGAAATCAGCCAGTGCCTCTTAAACCCAGGAGACACCGTCCTCTTACCGAATCCTTCTTATCCAGATTATCTGTCTGGCATCGGACTCGCAGACGCCAAGATCAAAGAACTGCCTTTACTTCAGGAAAATGCGTTTCTACCTAGGTATGATTCGATTGACGAAGAGAGCGCTGAGGCAGCCAAGCTAATGTTTCTGAATTATCCCAATAATCCAACAGCTGCAGTGGCTACGGCGGATTTCTTTTCAGAGACAGTAGACTTCGCCAAACAACATGGTATCTGCGTGGCACACGACTTCGCTTACGGAACGATCGGTTTTGACGGAGAAATACCATTGAGCTTTTTACAGACGCCGGGTGCAAAAGACACCGGGATTGAATTTTTCACTTTATCAAAGTCACACAATATGGCTGGCTGGCGTATGGGCTTTGCGGTCGGAAATGCTTCAGTGATTGAAGGGATCAATCTTCTGCAGGATCACACAGGATGTGGCTATTACGGAGGCATCCAAAGAGCCGCAGCCAAAGCACTAACGGGAGATCAGTCTTCTGTACGAGAATTAACAGCCATTTATGAAAGGCGCCGAAATTTCTTCTTAGAAGCCTTAAGGGATACCGGACTAGAACTCAATAAGCCAAAAGGATCATTTTATATCTGGCTGAAAGTACCTGACGGATTAACTTCAGAGGCGTTTATGGATTATCTGGCACACAATGCACGCGTACTTGTGGCACCTGGAGATGGATTCGGCAGTCTAGGTGAAGGCTATGTGCGCATCGGCTTATCACAATCGGATGAAACTTTAAAAGAAGCTGCAAAACGCATCAGAGAGCTCGCACCATTTATCAATATCAATCAACAGAATATAAGCGACTAA